A section of the Chryseobacterium ginsenosidimutans genome encodes:
- the rpsU gene encoding 30S ribosomal protein S21, which yields MLIIPVKDGESIDRALKKYKRKFDKTGTVRQLRSRQAFIKPSVTLRQARLKASYKQRNLSKEEQA from the coding sequence ATGTTAATAATTCCAGTAAAAGATGGTGAATCCATCGATAGAGCATTAAAGAAATATAAAAGAAAATTTGATAAAACGGGTACAGTTCGTCAATTAAGATCTAGACAAGCTTTTATTAAGCCTTCTGTAACTTTAAGACAAGCAAGATTGAAAGCTTCTTATAAGCAAAGAAATCTAAGCAAGGAAGAACAAGCTTAA
- a CDS encoding tyrosine-type recombinase/integrase produces MLNKFLEYLQFEKRYSPHTITSYRKDLEDFSHFYLKTESSEDISKADKKVIRNFIVELSENNISKRSINRKLSSLRSFYLFLLRLGEIEVSPAENISSLKFYPEKQIPMSEEEMQRLNDEVFNKVHDVLEKCIMEVLYQTGIRKAELCGMTFENVNLAGNELKIIGKGNKERIVPISESLSNLLKSYLEIRKPDTEHKSYFFVNKKGKKLNEKFVYVVVNKYLSLVTTKEKRSPHILRHSFATHVLNNGAEISKVKKILGHSSLASTQVYTNANIEQLKKVFNQAHPRASKKEEL; encoded by the coding sequence ATGCTGAACAAATTCTTAGAATATTTACAATTCGAAAAGAGGTATTCACCTCATACCATTACAAGTTATAGAAAAGATCTTGAAGATTTTTCTCATTTTTATCTCAAAACAGAATCTTCAGAAGATATTTCCAAAGCAGACAAAAAAGTCATCCGGAATTTTATTGTTGAATTAAGCGAAAACAATATTTCGAAAAGAAGCATCAACAGAAAGCTGTCTTCCCTTCGAAGCTTTTATCTTTTCCTTCTAAGGTTGGGCGAAATTGAAGTTTCTCCCGCAGAAAATATTTCTTCCCTGAAATTTTATCCCGAAAAGCAGATTCCTATGTCTGAAGAGGAAATGCAAAGACTTAATGATGAGGTTTTTAATAAAGTTCATGATGTGTTGGAAAAATGTATCATGGAGGTTTTGTATCAGACGGGAATTCGTAAAGCTGAGCTTTGTGGTATGACTTTTGAGAATGTTAATTTAGCAGGGAACGAACTGAAAATAATTGGAAAAGGGAACAAAGAAAGAATAGTTCCTATTTCTGAAAGTCTGTCGAATCTGCTAAAAAGTTATTTGGAAATAAGGAAACCGGATACGGAACATAAATCATATTTTTTTGTAAATAAGAAAGGGAAAAAACTCAACGAAAAATTTGTTTATGTGGTGGTTAATAAGTACCTTAGTTTAGTAACAACAAAAGAAAAAAGAAGTCCTCACATCCTTCGTCATAGCTTTGCTACACATGTTTTGAACAATGGGGCAGAGATCTCGAAAGTAAAAAAAATATTAGGGCATTCCAGTCTTGCCAGTACGCAGGTCTATACAAATGCTAATATAGAACAATTGAAAAAAGTGTTTAATCAGGCTCATCCAAGAGCATCTAAAAAAGAAGAATTATGA
- a CDS encoding HPF/RaiA family ribosome-associated protein, translating into MKITVQSIGLTPHEPLESHIEKKVSKLDTFYDKIQECKVFLKVENNADKVNKTAELILAVPGDDIVVKKTTSSFEESLDMCVDTAKKLLIKKKELA; encoded by the coding sequence ATGAAGATTACAGTACAGTCAATTGGTTTAACTCCACACGAACCATTAGAATCACACATCGAAAAGAAAGTAAGTAAACTTGATACTTTTTACGACAAAATTCAGGAATGTAAAGTATTTTTAAAAGTTGAAAATAATGCAGATAAAGTGAATAAAACTGCTGAGCTTATTTTGGCGGTTCCGGGTGACGATATCGTGGTAAAGAAGACTACTTCGAGTTTTGAAGAAAGTTTGGATATGTGTGTTGATACTGCTAAAAAGCTACTAATCAAGAAAAAAGAGCTGGCGTAG
- a CDS encoding response regulator transcription factor: MNILLLEDDLILSAELCKFLESNNFTCDKIYDGETFLRQIKNSSYDLYLLDINVPKINGLDVCQTIRSFDKNTPIIIISAYGDLSDKKDAFTRLADDYLVKPFQFEELLLRVNSLLRRKVPSDTADQDILRIDDLIVNKTEQKVYRGGNEISLTLKEFQLLVYLAEAQGRTVSKQQITEHVWEHNFNTNTNTVEVYINFLRKKIDKDFKVKLIHTRSGFGYYLSPL; this comes from the coding sequence ATGAACATCCTTTTATTGGAAGATGACCTTATTCTCTCAGCAGAACTCTGTAAATTTTTAGAATCAAATAACTTTACCTGTGATAAAATTTATGACGGGGAGACGTTTTTGCGCCAGATAAAAAACAGTAGTTATGATTTGTATCTGCTCGACATCAATGTTCCGAAGATAAACGGATTGGATGTTTGCCAGACTATTCGTTCTTTCGATAAAAATACACCCATTATCATCATTTCGGCATACGGAGATCTATCTGATAAAAAAGATGCTTTTACAAGGCTTGCGGATGATTATTTGGTGAAACCTTTTCAGTTTGAAGAATTATTGCTGCGTGTCAATTCATTATTAAGAAGAAAGGTGCCTTCTGATACAGCTGATCAGGATATTCTAAGAATTGATGATTTAATTGTGAATAAAACCGAGCAGAAAGTATATCGCGGTGGAAACGAAATCAGTCTTACCTTAAAAGAATTTCAGTTGTTGGTTTATTTAGCAGAAGCGCAGGGCAGGACGGTTTCAAAGCAGCAGATTACAGAACATGTCTGGGAGCATAATTTTAATACGAATACAAATACGGTCGAAGTTTATATCAATTTCTTAAGAAAGAAGATCGACAAAGACTTTAAAGTGAAGCTCATTCACACGCGTTCGGGGTTCGGTTATTATCTAAGTCCATTATAG
- a CDS encoding ATP-binding protein, which yields MSLKRKIALNLSIAFSLLFGIVMVIIYMSFNDFRREEFKERFRQRLDFTSHFIAKSKDFEEEAPVFFNENSDNILLNETILIFNSQKELIYSTIKDRNVTWDSALLKELDEKKIVYSEKTVPEIYAALKTINGENYYILTSALDTNGNSKLAYLKYLLITAYVMSTLLIGFFSYYFMGQFLKPLEDLNQEISEVTAHKLTTQIPVRESNDEINVLARSFNTMITRLDDVFQSQKDFTASASHEIRTPITRMAFQLENLIKLEQHSPETLSSLKQIQKDVYQLSDLTNSLLLLTKFDKENIQSIYEEVRIDEVIFESFEAVEKSYPKLKMDFLISEDTSENGLLTINGIQSLLDIVFINLFKNAAVYSDDTEVDVLITETNDNLIVDVISHGNTIPKEEQPKLFEAFMRGNNSQNISGSGLGLRIVKRILEYHGAEIIYTSPADLLNKFSVIFNK from the coding sequence ATGTCTTTAAAACGGAAGATAGCACTTAATCTCAGTATTGCCTTTTCATTACTTTTTGGTATTGTGATGGTGATTATTTATATGTCTTTTAATGATTTCAGAAGAGAAGAATTCAAAGAAAGATTCAGACAGAGATTGGATTTTACTTCTCACTTTATTGCAAAGTCAAAAGATTTTGAAGAAGAAGCACCTGTTTTTTTTAATGAAAATTCTGATAATATTCTTTTAAATGAAACGATCTTAATTTTTAATAGTCAAAAAGAGTTAATTTATAGCACGATTAAAGATAGAAATGTAACCTGGGACAGCGCTTTATTGAAGGAACTCGACGAAAAGAAAATCGTCTATTCTGAAAAGACAGTACCTGAAATTTATGCAGCACTCAAAACAATTAATGGTGAAAACTACTATATCCTCACAAGTGCTTTAGATACCAACGGAAATTCAAAATTAGCCTACCTGAAATATCTTTTGATAACGGCTTATGTGATGAGTACGTTACTTATCGGTTTTTTCAGCTATTATTTTATGGGTCAGTTTCTGAAGCCTTTGGAAGATCTGAATCAGGAAATTTCAGAAGTTACGGCACATAAATTAACGACGCAGATTCCGGTAAGAGAATCAAACGACGAAATTAATGTTCTTGCAAGGTCCTTCAACACTATGATTACAAGATTGGATGATGTTTTTCAGTCGCAAAAAGACTTTACGGCAAGTGCTTCCCACGAAATCCGTACACCAATTACCAGAATGGCTTTTCAGCTGGAAAATTTAATTAAGCTTGAACAGCATTCTCCGGAAACATTATCTTCTTTAAAGCAGATTCAGAAAGATGTTTATCAATTATCAGATCTTACGAATTCTCTTTTGCTTTTAACAAAATTCGACAAAGAAAATATTCAGAGTATTTATGAGGAGGTAAGAATTGATGAAGTGATTTTTGAGTCCTTCGAAGCGGTGGAAAAAAGTTATCCGAAGCTGAAAATGGATTTTCTCATTTCTGAAGATACCTCAGAAAACGGACTTTTAACGATCAACGGGATTCAGTCTTTACTGGATATAGTTTTCATCAATTTGTTTAAAAATGCAGCAGTATATTCTGATGATACAGAAGTTGATGTATTAATTACTGAGACAAATGATAACCTTATTGTGGATGTAATTTCTCACGGAAATACAATTCCCAAAGAAGAACAGCCGAAGCTCTTTGAAGCCTTCATGCGTGGAAATAATTCACAGAATATTTCCGGCTCCGGTCTTGGTTTAAGAATTGTCAAAAGAATACTTGAATACCACGGTGCCGAAATTATCTATACTTCTCCGGCTGATTTATTGAATAAATTCAGTGTAATTTTTAATAAATAG